A genomic segment from Fodinicola acaciae encodes:
- a CDS encoding IclR family transcriptional regulator domain-containing protein, producing MVKPADQKDYVQSLDRGLAVILAFADRKPRLSLAELAEATTLSRPTVRRILITLEQLGYVSADGRTFSLTPHVLALGYAYLSSLNLTEIAQPVMEALTRQTGHTSSLAGLDGMDAIFLLRVPSRQVMGTMLISGTRVPAYASAIGRVLLAELPDHDLDHFLDTVDLAPITALTVTDPCQLRQTLAQARKQGWVLVDQELEEGVRSVAAPVRDASDRPIAALGMSVAARTVSVDDLHADYLPAIVEAAADISERLGANNAKKERHA from the coding sequence ATGGTCAAGCCGGCCGACCAGAAGGACTATGTCCAGTCGCTCGACCGCGGACTGGCGGTGATCCTGGCTTTCGCCGACCGCAAACCGCGGCTGAGCCTGGCCGAGCTGGCCGAGGCGACCACGCTCAGCCGGCCGACCGTGCGGCGGATCCTGATCACACTGGAACAACTCGGCTATGTCAGCGCCGACGGCCGGACGTTTTCGTTGACACCGCACGTGTTGGCGCTGGGCTATGCGTATCTCTCCTCGCTCAACCTCACCGAGATCGCGCAGCCGGTGATGGAGGCGCTGACCCGGCAGACCGGCCACACCAGCTCGCTGGCCGGCCTGGACGGGATGGACGCGATTTTCCTGCTGCGGGTGCCATCGCGGCAGGTGATGGGCACGATGCTGATCTCCGGCACACGCGTGCCGGCGTACGCGAGCGCCATCGGCCGCGTGCTGCTCGCCGAGCTGCCTGACCATGACCTGGACCACTTCCTGGACACCGTCGACCTGGCGCCGATCACCGCGCTCACCGTCACCGATCCCTGCCAGCTGCGGCAAACCCTTGCGCAGGCCCGGAAACAGGGATGGGTCCTCGTCGACCAGGAGCTGGAAGAAGGCGTACGGTCGGTCGCCGCGCCGGTGCGCGACGCCAGCGACCGGCCGATCGCCGCGTTGGGGATGTCGGTCGCCGCGCGTACGGTGAGTGTGGACGACCTGCACGCCGATTACCTGCCGGCGATCGTCGAGGCGGCCGCCGACATCAGCGAACGGCTTGGTGCCAACAATGCGAAGAAGGAGCGTCATGCGTGA